Proteins encoded within one genomic window of Burkholderiales bacterium:
- a CDS encoding mechanosensitive ion channel family protein: MNALLNALGVETLPAWVEHAMPIFHVLLILLLAWIALHVANRAIRKLREMLEARSVNPDDQKRIRTLGRVFRYIANVVIILVAGMLVLTELGISIAPILATAGVAGIAIGFGAQSLIKDYFSGIFLLVEDQIRQGDVVAIADKAGLVEEITLRYVRLRDFEGNVHFVPNGAIGTVTNRSREFAFALIDAGVAYREDVDEALEVMRRVGEALRADSAFGPRILEPIEIVGVENWADSAVILRCRLKVKPLEQWNVRREFLRRLKRAFDERGIEIPYPHLTLYAGQNKDGSAPPLRIARAAKS, translated from the coding sequence ATGAACGCCCTCTTGAACGCGCTCGGCGTCGAGACGCTGCCGGCATGGGTCGAGCATGCCATGCCGATATTCCATGTCCTGCTGATCCTGCTGCTGGCGTGGATCGCACTGCACGTGGCCAATCGCGCCATCCGCAAGCTGCGCGAGATGCTGGAGGCGCGCAGCGTCAACCCGGATGACCAGAAACGCATCCGCACGCTGGGGCGCGTGTTCCGCTATATCGCGAACGTGGTGATCATCCTCGTCGCGGGGATGCTGGTGCTGACCGAACTGGGCATTTCCATCGCCCCCATCCTGGCCACCGCGGGGGTGGCCGGCATCGCCATCGGCTTCGGGGCGCAAAGCCTCATCAAGGATTATTTCAGCGGCATCTTCCTGCTGGTGGAGGACCAGATCCGCCAGGGCGACGTGGTGGCCATCGCCGACAAGGCCGGCCTGGTGGAAGAAATCACGCTGCGCTACGTGCGCCTGCGCGACTTCGAAGGCAACGTCCACTTCGTCCCCAACGGCGCCATCGGCACCGTGACCAACCGCAGCCGGGAATTCGCCTTCGCGCTGATCGACGCGGGCGTGGCCTACCGCGAGGACGTGGACGAGGCGCTGGAGGTCATGCGCCGGGTGGGGGAAGCGTTGCGCGCGGATTCGGCGTTCGGCCCGCGCATTCTCGAGCCGATCGAGATCGTGGGCGTGGAAAACTGGGCCGACTCGGCGGTGATCCTGCGCTGCCGCCTGAAGGTAAAGCCGCTGGAGCAATGGAACGTGCGGCGCGAGTTCCTGCGGCGGCTCAAGCGCGCCTTCGACGAGCGCGGCATCGAGATTCCCTACCCGCACCTGACGCTCTACGCCGGGCAGAACAAGGACGGCAGCGCACCGCCGCTGCGCATCGCGCGGGCGGCGAAATCGTAA
- the otsB gene encoding trehalose-phosphatase codes for MARESVRGFVPARDREARRAAGGAAPPAFSAHWALFLDIDGTLVDFEDRPDAVRVDAGLKELLGELSRATDGAVALISGRPVREIDRLFAPLHLPAAGQHGAERRSAGGTLHLHAPVLDRMQEAADRLTRFAARHRGLIVEAKGVTLALHYRLAPRLRKAAEQKMRELAADLGADYSLQQGKQVLELRPCGHDKGTAVEAFLREPPFAGRVPVFVGDDLTDEFGFASVNRAGGHSVKVGPGASVAAWRLPDARAVRRWLRAGLEGRPQAASSLSRGTGRG; via the coding sequence ATGGCTCGTGAGTCGGTGCGCGGCTTTGTGCCGGCGCGGGATCGCGAGGCGCGCCGCGCCGCGGGCGGCGCCGCGCCTCCGGCCTTCTCTGCGCACTGGGCGCTGTTCCTCGACATCGACGGCACGCTGGTCGACTTCGAGGACCGGCCCGACGCGGTGCGCGTGGACGCCGGGCTGAAGGAACTCCTGGGCGAGCTGTCCCGTGCCACCGATGGGGCGGTCGCGCTGATCAGCGGGCGGCCGGTACGCGAGATCGATCGGCTGTTCGCTCCGCTGCACTTGCCCGCGGCGGGGCAGCACGGAGCCGAGCGGCGCTCGGCGGGCGGAACGTTGCATCTGCATGCGCCGGTCCTGGATCGCATGCAGGAAGCGGCGGACCGGCTCACGCGCTTCGCGGCGCGGCACCGGGGACTGATCGTCGAGGCCAAGGGGGTGACCCTCGCGCTGCACTATCGGCTGGCGCCACGGCTGCGCAAGGCGGCGGAGCAGAAAATGCGCGAGCTGGCGGCCGACCTCGGCGCGGACTACAGCCTGCAGCAGGGCAAGCAGGTCCTGGAACTCCGGCCCTGCGGGCACGACAAGGGCACGGCGGTCGAAGCGTTCCTGCGTGAGCCGCCGTTTGCGGGAAGGGTGCCGGTGTTCGTCGGCGACGATCTGACCGACGAATTCGGATTCGCGTCGGTGAACCGCGCCGGCGGCCACTCGGTGAAGGTCGGTCCGGGCGCCAGCGTCGCGGCATGGCGCCTTCCCGACGCGCGCGCGGTCCGTCGCTGGTTGCGCGCCGGCCTGGAGGGCCGGCCGCAGGCGGCGTCCTCGCTGTCCAGGGGGACGGGGCGGGGTTGA